From the genome of Abyssicoccus albus, one region includes:
- a CDS encoding glycerol-3-phosphate dehydrogenase/oxidase, which translates to MSLTAIDRTTRKEKMASTHYDVIIVGGGITGAGIALDAAQRGMKVALIEMQDFAAGTSSRSTKLVHGGLRYLKQFQIKVVSETGKERAIVYENGPHVTTPERMLLPMHKGGTFGKFSTMLGLTVYDFLAGVKKSERRVMLNKEETVEMEPLVKQQGLKGGGHYVEYKTDDARLTIEVMKKASEFGADILNYAKSTEFIYDQNKKITGIKVQDMLNNQTFHMTAHKVINATGPWVDEVRDADYSKNNKNLRLTKGVHIVFDESVFPLKQAVYFDTEKDGRMIFAIPRNGKAYVGTTDTFFEYDKASPKVTQEDRDYLMNAIKYMFPSVEITDADIESSWAGIRPLILEEGKDPSEISRKDEIWEGDSGLLTIAGGKLTGYRHMAEEIVDLLAKRLREEQQLKFKKCNTKKTPISGGDIGGSDRLEQFIEEKKAQAKDFKLTEEEGEYLTRLYGSNVDELFRIAHSVSNEDSFGLPSSVYAQVVYSIQHEMINKPVDFFIRRTGTLFFDIEYVERYKRKVIDAMKHLLNWDNVKTEIYTEELNKAIQEAKHATRDVK; encoded by the coding sequence ATGAGTTTAACGGCAATTGATAGAACAACCCGTAAAGAAAAGATGGCCAGTACACATTATGATGTAATCATTGTTGGTGGTGGTATTACAGGTGCGGGGATTGCTTTGGATGCTGCTCAAAGAGGGATGAAAGTTGCTTTGATTGAAATGCAAGACTTTGCAGCAGGTACTTCATCAAGATCAACGAAACTTGTCCATGGTGGTTTAAGATACTTAAAGCAATTTCAAATTAAAGTAGTTAGTGAAACAGGTAAAGAAAGAGCAATTGTATATGAAAATGGTCCACATGTGACTACGCCAGAAAGAATGCTTCTTCCAATGCATAAAGGCGGTACTTTCGGGAAGTTCTCGACGATGCTTGGGTTAACTGTTTATGACTTTTTGGCAGGTGTAAAGAAAAGTGAACGTCGTGTCATGTTAAATAAAGAAGAAACTGTAGAGATGGAGCCACTAGTGAAGCAGCAAGGTCTAAAAGGTGGTGGCCATTATGTTGAATATAAGACAGATGATGCTAGACTTACGATTGAAGTGATGAAAAAGGCGAGTGAATTTGGTGCAGATATTTTGAACTATGCAAAATCCACTGAATTTATTTATGACCAAAATAAAAAAATTACAGGCATTAAAGTTCAAGATATGTTAAATAATCAAACATTTCATATGACAGCACACAAAGTAATCAATGCGACTGGACCTTGGGTTGATGAAGTACGTGACGCTGATTACTCAAAAAATAATAAAAATTTAAGATTGACGAAAGGTGTTCATATTGTCTTTGATGAATCAGTCTTCCCATTAAAACAAGCAGTCTATTTTGATACTGAAAAAGATGGACGAATGATTTTTGCAATCCCTAGAAATGGTAAAGCGTATGTAGGAACGACAGATACATTCTTTGAATACGACAAAGCTTCGCCGAAGGTGACTCAAGAAGATAGAGATTATTTAATGAATGCAATTAAATATATGTTCCCTTCAGTTGAAATTACTGATGCAGATATTGAGTCAAGTTGGGCAGGGATTAGACCATTAATCCTTGAAGAAGGTAAAGATCCATCTGAAATCTCTCGTAAAGATGAGATTTGGGAAGGTGATAGTGGTCTACTCACGATTGCTGGTGGTAAATTGACAGGATATCGTCATATGGCTGAAGAGATCGTTGACTTATTAGCAAAAAGGCTAAGAGAAGAACAACAACTTAAATTTAAAAAGTGTAACACTAAGAAAACACCAATTTCTGGTGGTGATATCGGCGGAAGTGATCGTTTAGAACAATTTATCGAAGAGAAGAAAGCTCAAGCTAAAGACTTTAAATTAACGGAAGAAGAGGGCGAATATTTAACTAGGCTATACGGTTCTAACGTGGATGAATTGTTCAGAATTGCTCATTCCGTCAGCAATGAAGATTCATTTGGATTACCAAGTTCGGTCTATGCTCAAGTTGTATATAGCATTCAGCATGAAATGATTAATAAACCAGTAGACTTCTTTATTAGAAGAACGGGTACATTATTCTTTGATATTGAATATGTTGAACGTTATAAACGTAAAGTGATTGATGCGATGAAACATTTACTCAATTGGGATAACGTAAAAACTGAAATCTATACTGAGGAGTTAAATAAAGCTATCCAAGAAGCAAAACATGCAACGAGGGATGTTAAATGA
- a CDS encoding alpha/beta hydrolase, whose product MNQFNKTEHLVETTFTSDGQRLEYQKYEVDSAVCAIHFLHGMSEHIGRYHEMCEWFNAHRINVYLHHHRGSGYNFEHRTQGHFNHIDELIDDCITMYDEIIPNDLPTVLMGHSMGSIIARNVAIQHPNLYNGYIFVGTSHVDGLSHSLNQSILKGVQYFSNKQFHPMINRLNFLTYNIPYFHEFDRHSWLNSSRNMTKPLNDDPHFGYNMSTKSLDVIESAMYEASQLENINQMDKRKPVLFIAGKGDTFAHRGQSIRLLAERMKQAGLEEVFVQLYSKSRHEVLFEQNKVQVYDNIRQWINDKLIK is encoded by the coding sequence ATGAATCAATTTAATAAAACGGAACACTTGGTTGAAACAACGTTTACATCAGACGGACAAAGACTTGAATATCAAAAATACGAAGTGGATAGTGCAGTATGCGCTATCCATTTCTTACATGGAATGAGTGAACATATCGGGCGTTATCATGAAATGTGTGAATGGTTCAATGCCCATCGAATAAATGTTTATCTTCACCATCACCGAGGGTCTGGATACAATTTTGAGCATAGAACACAAGGGCATTTTAATCATATCGATGAATTAATCGATGATTGTATTACGATGTATGATGAAATTATTCCGAATGACTTGCCAACTGTATTGATGGGTCATTCTATGGGAAGTATTATTGCGAGGAACGTCGCGATACAACATCCTAACTTATATAACGGCTATATTTTTGTCGGAACGTCGCACGTCGATGGGTTATCACACAGTTTAAATCAATCGATCCTAAAAGGTGTACAGTATTTTTCAAATAAACAATTTCACCCAATGATCAATCGATTAAACTTCTTAACTTATAATATACCGTACTTTCATGAATTTGATCGTCATAGTTGGTTGAACTCTAGTCGTAATATGACGAAGCCATTAAACGATGACCCTCATTTTGGATATAACATGTCAACTAAATCTTTAGATGTTATTGAAAGTGCCATGTATGAAGCAAGTCAATTAGAAAATATTAATCAAATGGATAAACGAAAACCTGTATTGTTCATTGCAGGAAAAGGTGATACATTTGCACATCGTGGACAATCCATTAGATTATTAGCTGAACGAATGAAACAAGCTGGATTAGAAGAAGTATTTGTTCAATTGTATTCTAAGAGTCGACATGAAGTATTATTTGAGCAGAATAAAGTACAAGTTTATGATAATATTAGGCAGTGGATTAATGATAAGTTGATTAAATGA
- the miaA gene encoding tRNA (adenosine(37)-N6)-dimethylallyltransferase MiaA, producing MSNLNFNRVYNNTNNTKDQLKSENDVHHDQHKETHEQSDSIPIICIIGPTAVGKTELSIRLAKTLNGEIINADAYQIYKYMDIGTAKPTVAEREGIAHYLIDEYMPDETYNVAIFQQKAEHYIDLIHSKGKVPIIVGGTGLYMKSLLYTFPLKQDEDEVLKEQIRQQLAALSNAELFEQLKSIDFEAAQTIHPNNRKRVIRAIEYMTIHGESITNATKQTVLNDRYKPLLIGLNTDRDVLYDRINRRIDIMINDGLFSEVYSLYDQYKNSTSFQAIGYKEWTPFIKCIEEDGIIEQSISGLSSKLYKSNLSSQSNHYINKIVTDNFMLNNVLIELKQSIINQIKQNTRKFAKRQLTYFHNQFSVMWLDPFDEILYNKLIQESIEKFKKGEY from the coding sequence ATGAGCAATTTAAACTTTAATCGTGTTTATAATAATACAAATAATACAAAAGATCAGTTAAAAAGTGAAAATGATGTGCACCATGATCAACATAAGGAGACACATGAACAATCTGATTCAATACCAATCATTTGTATCATAGGTCCAACAGCTGTCGGTAAAACGGAGCTAAGTATTCGTCTTGCAAAAACGTTGAACGGTGAAATTATCAATGCTGATGCATATCAAATTTATAAATATATGGACATCGGGACGGCAAAACCGACCGTAGCAGAACGCGAGGGTATTGCTCATTATTTAATTGATGAATATATGCCGGATGAAACTTATAATGTCGCGATTTTTCAACAGAAAGCTGAACATTATATTGATTTAATTCATTCAAAGGGGAAGGTTCCTATCATCGTTGGTGGGACAGGTTTGTACATGAAGAGTTTGTTATACACTTTCCCTTTAAAGCAAGATGAAGATGAAGTGCTTAAAGAACAAATTAGACAACAACTCGCTGCTCTTTCTAATGCTGAATTATTTGAACAATTAAAGTCAATCGATTTTGAAGCAGCTCAAACGATACACCCAAATAACAGGAAGCGTGTGATACGTGCGATAGAATACATGACAATTCACGGTGAATCCATTACGAATGCAACGAAACAAACAGTTTTAAATGATCGTTATAAACCGCTTCTTATTGGTCTAAATACCGACCGAGATGTATTGTATGATAGAATTAATCGACGAATCGATATAATGATTAATGATGGATTATTCAGTGAGGTATATAGTTTATATGATCAATATAAAAATTCAACGAGCTTTCAAGCGATTGGATATAAAGAATGGACACCTTTCATTAAGTGTATTGAAGAAGATGGCATAATAGAACAATCAATTTCAGGTTTATCGAGTAAATTGTATAAATCCAATTTATCAAGTCAATCAAATCACTATATAAATAAAATCGTAACAGATAATTTCATGCTTAATAATGTTCTGATTGAATTAAAGCAATCCATAATTAATCAAATTAAACAAAACACACGGAAATTTGCTAAAAGGCAATTAACGTATTTTCATAACCAATTCTCTGTCATGTGGTTGGACCCATTTGATGAAATCTTGTATAATAAACTTATACAAGAAAGTATAGAAAAGTTCAAAAAAGGAGAATACTAA
- the hfq gene encoding RNA chaperone Hfq, with amino-acid sequence MANVDLQDKFLNDFKTSKTLVTVFLLNGYQMKGEIIDFDKYVILLKADNQEHLIYKHAISTFVK; translated from the coding sequence ATGGCTAATGTTGATTTGCAAGATAAATTTTTAAATGACTTCAAAACATCAAAAACTTTAGTTACTGTATTTTTATTAAATGGCTATCAAATGAAGGGTGAAATTATCGATTTTGATAAGTATGTGATCTTGCTAAAAGCAGACAATCAGGAACATTTGATTTATAAGCATGCAATTTCAACATTTGTGAAGTAA
- the hflX gene encoding GTPase HflX, with product MEHNPNKSRDTKQHAIILQRIDPENKKKNSKKTSVSDEALIEEATSLLNSANIEVVKTFTQERLRGPKYMGVGKLEEVKAFIDQYNLDDSNDTAIDIVLVNDSISASELNYIDQLIDIKIIDRTQLILDIFASRAESNEGKIQVELAQLSYLLPRLSGHGKSLSRQAGGIGARGPGETKLEQDQRHIRSRMNELKRKLSRLETMRMRRREKDNRQSAPKVALVGYTNAGKSSWFNVLTQAMTYEDDLLFATLDTLKRDVQLNEHGFSMKLIDTVGFIRELPTELVEAFKSTLEEAMDSDILLIVIDSSDDAYMEHYDTVTEIIGKIMPDDEIERIVIMNKSDVIERDISSFQAPTISVSSQLDDGKVVKDKILDVLRGLYESYTVIIPIHDSNTLYTLKQQTIIESIDIDEVKERYVINGYISNKSLLNQWT from the coding sequence TTGGAACATAATCCAAACAAAAGCAGAGATACAAAGCAACATGCGATTATTCTTCAAAGAATAGATCCTGAAAATAAAAAGAAAAATTCTAAAAAGACATCTGTCAGCGATGAAGCATTAATTGAAGAAGCAACGAGTCTGTTAAATAGTGCCAACATAGAAGTTGTGAAAACATTCACTCAAGAGCGCCTTCGTGGTCCTAAATATATGGGTGTTGGTAAACTAGAAGAAGTGAAAGCGTTCATTGATCAATATAATCTTGATGATTCAAATGATACTGCAATTGATATCGTATTAGTGAATGATTCTATCAGTGCTAGTGAGTTAAATTACATTGATCAATTGATTGATATTAAAATTATTGACCGTACACAATTAATTTTAGATATCTTTGCGAGTCGAGCGGAGTCAAATGAAGGTAAGATACAAGTAGAACTAGCACAATTAAGTTATCTCCTCCCTAGACTTTCAGGTCATGGAAAAAGTCTGTCTAGGCAAGCAGGGGGGATTGGTGCAAGAGGACCTGGTGAAACTAAGTTAGAGCAAGATCAACGTCACATTCGTTCAAGAATGAATGAATTAAAACGCAAGTTAAGTCGATTAGAAACAATGCGTATGAGAAGGCGTGAAAAAGATAACCGACAAAGTGCGCCTAAAGTTGCTTTAGTCGGCTATACGAATGCCGGGAAGTCATCATGGTTCAACGTGTTAACGCAAGCAATGACTTACGAAGATGATTTGCTTTTTGCGACATTAGATACACTGAAACGTGATGTTCAACTCAATGAACATGGTTTTTCAATGAAATTAATTGATACGGTTGGATTTATACGTGAATTACCGACTGAGTTAGTAGAGGCATTTAAATCAACTTTAGAAGAAGCGATGGACTCTGATATCTTATTAATTGTGATTGATAGTAGTGATGATGCATATATGGAACATTATGATACTGTTACAGAAATCATTGGGAAGATTATGCCAGATGATGAGATTGAACGTATCGTCATCATGAATAAGAGTGATGTGATTGAACGTGATATCTCTTCATTCCAAGCCCCTACAATTTCTGTCAGCAGTCAATTAGATGATGGTAAAGTTGTTAAAGATAAAATTTTAGACGTTTTAAGAGGGCTGTATGAATCATATACGGTGATCATTCCAATACATGATAGTAATACATTGTATACATTAAAACAGCAAACAATTATTGAATCAATTGATATAGATGAAGTGAAAGAACGATACGTCATTAATGGTTATATAAGTAATAAATCATTATTAAATCAATGGACTTGA
- a CDS encoding aminotransferase class I/II-fold pyridoxal phosphate-dependent enzyme, translated as MNERVYKQLKQANDMLNNQYEAIDRVALKNKEKVLDAFNAHQLSESDLNGTSGYGYDDIGRDKLESIYAEIFNAEDAFVRYSLVSGTHAIYTALNGLLNYGDELMYITGDPYDTLHEVIGISGHSEVSFIQRGMNYQSIDLLNDKIDVEKVIHSINSSTKVIAIQRSRGYSSRPSITIKEIEACIQRIKSQYPDVIIFVDNCYGEFVEEQEPTDVGADIVAGSLIKNLGAGIAEMGGYIVGRESLIQRISETFISPGIGKEVGASLNQLKDMYLGLFLAPSVVKNSLKGAILIAYIMEQYGYVSYPKPNAERTDIVQAIEFNDKERLIEFCQYVQRYSPVNSHVTPVPSELPGYSSEVIMAAGTFTQGSSIELSADAPIKSPYIAYIQGGLTFEHVELFVMRLIERYNKIR; from the coding sequence ATGAATGAGCGAGTATACAAACAACTTAAACAAGCAAATGATATGCTTAATAATCAATATGAAGCAATCGACAGAGTTGCATTAAAGAATAAAGAAAAAGTACTTGATGCATTTAATGCACATCAATTGAGTGAATCAGATCTTAATGGGACCTCAGGTTATGGCTACGATGATATCGGTCGTGACAAATTGGAGTCAATTTATGCAGAAATATTTAATGCTGAAGATGCATTTGTACGATACAGTCTTGTATCAGGTACTCACGCGATATATACCGCGTTAAATGGCCTATTAAATTATGGTGATGAGCTGATGTATATTACAGGAGATCCGTATGATACATTGCATGAAGTGATTGGAATTAGTGGACATTCTGAAGTTTCATTTATTCAGCGTGGTATGAACTATCAATCTATCGATTTATTGAACGATAAAATAGATGTTGAGAAGGTGATTCATTCAATCAATTCATCGACGAAGGTGATTGCGATTCAACGGTCTAGAGGATATAGCAGTAGACCTTCAATTACAATAAAAGAGATTGAAGCGTGTATTCAAAGAATTAAATCACAATATCCTGATGTAATCATTTTTGTTGATAATTGTTATGGAGAGTTCGTTGAAGAACAGGAACCTACAGATGTAGGTGCAGACATTGTGGCAGGTTCATTGATCAAGAATCTAGGTGCAGGTATTGCGGAGATGGGTGGATATATTGTTGGTCGAGAATCTTTGATTCAAAGAATTTCAGAAACATTTATTTCACCAGGTATTGGAAAAGAAGTTGGTGCAAGTTTAAATCAATTGAAAGATATGTATTTAGGCTTATTTCTAGCGCCTTCAGTTGTTAAAAATAGTCTAAAAGGAGCGATATTAATTGCATATATTATGGAGCAATATGGATATGTGAGTTATCCTAAACCTAATGCAGAGAGAACTGATATCGTTCAAGCAATTGAATTCAATGATAAAGAACGTTTAATTGAATTTTGCCAATATGTCCAAAGATATTCACCTGTCAATTCCCATGTCACACCGGTACCATCTGAACTACCGGGATACTCAAGTGAAGTGATTATGGCTGCCGGAACATTCACCCAAGGATCTAGTATTGAACTGAGTGCAGATGCACCGATTAAATCACCTTATATCGCTTATATTCAAGGTGGATTGACGTTTGAGCATGTTGAATTATTTGTCATGAGATTAATTGAACGGTATAACAAAATAAGATAA
- a CDS encoding MerR family transcriptional regulator has product MIDKDMPVLTMKIVNQLTHLSARQIRYYEANELISPSRSEGGQRLYSIHDVELIGQVKLLIEKGFNMKKIKEELDRLNRSAQKSADETSPQYIEEDFSTNYIKKVLSGESREIPLTRGDLSRFYKQKK; this is encoded by the coding sequence ATGATAGATAAAGATATGCCCGTTTTGACGATGAAAATTGTAAATCAATTAACGCATTTATCAGCCAGACAGATTAGATACTACGAAGCAAATGAATTGATTAGTCCGTCTAGATCAGAAGGTGGACAGCGATTGTATTCAATTCATGATGTTGAGCTCATTGGTCAAGTGAAGCTACTCATTGAAAAAGGGTTCAATATGAAGAAGATTAAAGAAGAACTTGATCGTCTTAATCGATCGGCACAAAAGAGTGCTGATGAAACGTCTCCACAATATATTGAAGAAGATTTTAGTACGAATTATATTAAAAAGGTTTTATCTGGTGAAAGTAGGGAAATACCTTTAACGAGAGGGGATTTATCTCGTTTCTATAAGCAAAAGAAATAA
- the glnA gene encoding type I glutamate--ammonia ligase translates to MSNKRNYTKEDIKRFAEEENVRYLRLQFTDILGTIKNVEIPISQLDKALDNEMMFDGSSIEGFVRIEESDMKLYPDLNTWVIFPWTTGKGKVARLICDIYKPDGTPFEGDPRSNLKRVLNRMKDMGYTDFNLGPEPEFFLFKLDEKGKPTLELNDDGGYFDLAPTDLGENCRRDIVLELEDMGFEVEASHHEVASGQHEIDFKYADAITACDNIQTFKLVVKTIARKHNLHATFMPKPLEGISGNGMHFNVSLFKDGENAFFNPDGELELSDDAYHFIAGIQEHARGFTSICNPLVNSYKRLVPGYEAPCYIAWSAQNRSPLIRIPSSRGLSTRVEVRSVDPAANPYMALATILEAGLDGIRNKKEATKPVDENIYDMNREQREAEGVEDLPSTLYTALKALREDKVIQDALGPHIYKQFLGSKNIEWDMYRTSVSEWEREQYLSQY, encoded by the coding sequence ATGTCTAACAAAAGAAATTATACTAAAGAAGATATTAAACGCTTCGCTGAAGAAGAAAACGTTCGTTATTTAAGATTACAATTTACTGATATTTTAGGGACGATCAAAAATGTTGAAATTCCAATTAGCCAATTGGATAAAGCATTAGATAATGAAATGATGTTTGATGGATCATCAATTGAAGGGTTCGTACGTATTGAAGAATCAGATATGAAACTATATCCGGATTTAAATACATGGGTAATCTTTCCATGGACAACGGGTAAAGGTAAAGTTGCGCGTTTAATTTGTGATATTTATAAACCAGATGGTACGCCATTTGAAGGTGATCCTCGTTCTAACTTAAAACGTGTATTAAATCGTATGAAAGATATGGGGTATACTGATTTCAACCTTGGGCCTGAGCCTGAATTCTTCTTATTCAAATTAGATGAAAAAGGTAAACCAACATTAGAGTTAAATGATGATGGTGGTTACTTCGATTTAGCACCGACAGATTTAGGTGAAAACTGTCGTCGTGATATTGTATTAGAACTTGAAGACATGGGATTTGAAGTTGAAGCAAGTCACCACGAAGTGGCAAGTGGTCAACATGAAATTGACTTCAAATATGCGGATGCAATCACTGCGTGTGATAACATTCAAACATTTAAATTAGTTGTTAAAACAATCGCGCGTAAGCACAATTTACACGCAACGTTTATGCCAAAGCCGTTAGAAGGTATTAGTGGGAATGGAATGCACTTTAACGTGTCATTATTTAAAGACGGCGAGAACGCATTCTTTAATCCAGATGGTGAGTTAGAATTAAGCGATGATGCTTATCATTTTATCGCAGGAATTCAAGAGCATGCGAGAGGATTCACGTCTATCTGTAATCCATTAGTAAATTCATATAAACGTTTAGTACCAGGATATGAAGCACCTTGTTATATTGCATGGAGTGCACAAAATAGGTCACCATTAATTCGCATTCCCTCTTCAAGAGGATTATCGACGCGTGTCGAAGTGCGTTCAGTAGACCCAGCAGCAAATCCTTATATGGCGCTAGCAACAATTTTAGAAGCAGGGCTTGATGGTATTCGCAATAAGAAAGAAGCAACAAAACCTGTTGATGAAAATATTTATGACATGAACCGTGAACAACGTGAAGCGGAAGGTGTAGAGGATTTACCATCTACTTTATATACAGCGCTAAAAGCGTTACGTGAAGATAAGGTGATCCAAGATGCTTTAGGACCTCATATTTATAAGCAATTTTTAGGGTCTAAAAATATCGAGTGGGATATGTATAGAACTAGCGTTTCTGAATGGGAAAGAGAACAGTATTTAAGTCAATATTAA
- a CDS encoding GNAT family N-acetyltransferase, with protein MKVQWLDHDKDSRELFKEYSLSFKQMVFSGHPYYMVNNPLFHDATPVVLYDQQQVIGFFMFVEASDYTESLSNADEAIYIRGLSIDSKHQGQGYFKHVLNAIEQVARNKGKKYIVMTTNKLNKTAYQTFLHKGFEKYEPIGYYGYRQLLHFLKKRVVD; from the coding sequence ATGAAAGTTCAATGGTTAGATCATGATAAAGACAGTCGTGAATTATTCAAGGAATATTCGCTATCATTTAAACAAATGGTATTTAGTGGTCATCCTTATTATATGGTCAATAATCCGTTGTTTCATGATGCAACACCTGTTGTATTATATGATCAACAACAGGTGATTGGCTTTTTTATGTTTGTAGAGGCGAGTGATTATACCGAGTCATTATCCAATGCGGATGAGGCGATATATATTAGGGGATTGTCGATTGATTCAAAGCATCAAGGGCAAGGATATTTCAAGCATGTTTTAAATGCGATAGAACAAGTAGCCCGTAATAAAGGTAAAAAATATATTGTTATGACGACGAATAAATTAAATAAAACGGCTTATCAAACATTTTTGCATAAAGGGTTTGAAAAGTACGAGCCTATTGGATATTACGGCTATCGCCAACTGCTACATTTTTTGAAGAAACGAGTTGTTGATTGA
- a CDS encoding 2-dehydropantoate 2-reductase, translating to MANIALIGLGAIGSIIARSIERSQHTGYYFATTPRQSLSIKYENSLNETYSIDSYTLQDKQIETIFNQVDLVIIATKATSNHTILKKITPYLNQDTPILFAQNGMGQTEQYNQSVPSVVYISGEQLDDKSVIHFQDQMLILPNTEHSQIIYDLLNSDDLTIVLSERFTRHHWKKILVNLGINSITAITMSTCHIVHSQYAVEWLTEIIREGQSVCPIDELKTDNFRHELIQLYQSYSKEMGTSMYYDLLNEKQTEVEFIQGYLLRYAKSKKIDTPYIQSAYSLIKAKDSINQQLVSSKNVAVGDSRNIQ from the coding sequence TTGGCAAATATTGCATTAATAGGACTTGGGGCAATAGGAAGTATCATTGCTCGATCCATCGAACGAAGTCAACATACGGGTTACTATTTCGCGACGACACCTCGACAAAGCTTATCGATTAAATATGAGAACAGTTTAAATGAAACGTATTCAATTGATAGCTATACATTACAAGATAAACAGATTGAGACAATTTTTAATCAAGTAGATCTTGTCATTATTGCTACGAAAGCAACTTCAAATCATACAATTTTAAAAAAGATTACACCATACTTAAATCAAGATACACCGATACTATTCGCACAAAATGGGATGGGTCAAACTGAGCAATATAATCAAAGTGTTCCATCAGTAGTTTACATATCTGGAGAACAATTAGACGATAAATCAGTCATTCATTTCCAAGATCAAATGTTAATATTACCGAATACTGAGCACAGCCAAATAATATATGACCTATTGAATTCTGATGATTTAACGATTGTATTAAGTGAAAGATTTACACGTCACCATTGGAAAAAAATTCTTGTTAACCTTGGGATCAATTCTATCACGGCAATCACGATGAGCACGTGTCATATCGTCCATTCACAATATGCAGTAGAATGGTTAACAGAGATCATTCGTGAAGGACAATCAGTCTGTCCAATTGACGAATTAAAAACAGATAATTTTCGTCATGAGCTCATTCAGTTGTATCAATCATATTCTAAAGAAATGGGCACTTCAATGTATTATGATTTGTTGAACGAAAAACAAACAGAAGTCGAATTCATCCAAGGTTATTTATTACGTTACGCAAAGTCAAAAAAGATTGATACACCATATATTCAGTCTGCATACTCACTCATCAAAGCGAAAGATTCAATCAATCAACAACTCGTTTCTTCAAAAAATGTAGCAGTTGGCGATAGCCGTAATATCCAATAG
- the panB gene encoding 3-methyl-2-oxobutanoate hydroxymethyltransferase encodes MNLKQLLEQYENHIPITMVTAYDYPSAKTVEESGIDMILVGDSVATTVLGLDSTIQVSMDDMIHHTKAVKRGAKDTFTVVDMPFSTVGVSVDDTVRNGMELYKQSNAQALKIEGAHPITLEAIERLTDFGVPIVGHIGLTPQSFGITGYAVQAKTEEAALNLIQEAKALQESGIVMLVLEAIPSDLAKRVTGELNVPTIGIGAGSHTDGQVLVYHDILQYGIHRYPKFVKPYLNLNESIQTALSQFRSEVKDRTFPNEDTTYKVKVWEEK; translated from the coding sequence ATGAACTTAAAACAACTATTAGAACAGTATGAAAATCATATTCCAATAACAATGGTTACAGCATATGATTATCCAAGTGCTAAGACGGTTGAAGAAAGTGGAATTGACATGATTTTAGTCGGTGATTCTGTGGCAACAACTGTGCTTGGGCTTGATTCAACGATTCAAGTCTCAATGGATGATATGATTCATCATACAAAAGCAGTGAAAAGAGGCGCAAAAGATACGTTTACAGTCGTTGATATGCCTTTTTCAACGGTCGGTGTCTCTGTCGATGATACAGTAAGAAACGGGATGGAATTATATAAACAATCCAATGCACAAGCATTGAAAATTGAAGGAGCCCATCCAATCACTTTAGAGGCTATTGAACGATTGACTGATTTTGGTGTTCCGATTGTTGGTCATATTGGACTCACACCTCAATCATTCGGTATTACAGGATATGCGGTACAAGCAAAGACTGAAGAAGCTGCGTTGAATTTAATTCAAGAGGCTAAAGCGTTACAAGAGAGTGGTATTGTAATGCTCGTTTTAGAAGCCATTCCAAGCGATTTAGCGAAGCGTGTAACTGGTGAGTTAAATGTACCAACAATCGGTATCGGCGCAGGATCACATACCGATGGTCAAGTGCTTGTGTATCATGATATATTACAATATGGCATTCATCGTTATCCGAAGTTTGTGAAACCATACTTAAACTTAAATGAATCAATTCAAACAGCATTATCTCAGTTTAGATCAGAAGTGAAGGATCGTACATTTCCAAATGAGGATACGACGTATAAAGTTAAAGTTTGGGAGGAAAAATGA